AAGTCACTTACAGCCAGGACCTGGTATTAAACCGTGTCTTGCTTTCTTTATTGGCAGTTGTTAAGTGCAACAAAGAGGAGGTGACCGTCCCACACAAAGGAAGTGTAAATTGCACTCATAAGTACGGAGACTTTTCCTACGATTCCTCGTGTCAGTATTCCTGCGAGGAAGGATATCAGCTGAGTATGTCAAGACCCCTGAAATGCACTGCCTCAGAAGAGTGGTCAGAGCAGCCTCCCACATGCAAATGTGAGTTGAGATGTATTGCAAATCTGCAAAAAACGATGACTTTGATTTCAAGCAACTAAGTGTTATTGTCACAATGACGGAGCCAGCtctaatgtgtttttgatggtCCTGTCATCCACAGTGGTTCAGTGTCAGCAGCTGTCTCATCCAGCTGGAGGATCCATGAAGTGCTCCGACCCTCTGGGCCGCTCCAGCTACCAGTCCACCTGCGTGTTCACCTGCGATGAAGGCTATGTCCTCGCTACTCCATCTAACACTCTGCAGTGTGAAGCATCTGGATTTTGGAATTCTACACAACCGTATTGTGTTGGTACGCCTGCATTTTATGTTTCTATCTCACAGGATTTTATAATAGTTATGCAACTTTGTATTTAAGGCTGTTATTATGAGGTAAAAGCTTtaggattttttaaaaaagctaaCTGTTGacctcttcctttccttcctctgtttcctctgcagctgtccgGTGCCCCGCTCTCCAGGAGCTAGAGAATGGTGTTGTCACCTGTGGAGATGATGCAGACATGAGGTTCAACTATCGAAacacctgcagcttcagctgtgaCCCCGGCTACCACCTGGTGGGACCGAGCAGGGTGACATGCACGGCAGCAGCTCAGTGGAGTGAGAGGATTCCTCGCTGTGAAGGTGAGGGCGCACTCAAAGTCTGTTCCTACTGCCTTCTTTATGATTCAGAAGAGCTTTATTGTTTTATACTTTTGGGACAAACATTTTTTGAacttatttttctgtcttaGCCATCACCTGCAAGAATCCAGAGGCAGAGGCCCACCTGATCACCAAGTGCAGTCAACCCTTGACTGAACTGCGGCCAgactccacctgcagcttcacctgTGAGGCAGGCTTTGAGTTGCAGGGAGCGCCCACCATTCAGTGTTCAGAGGATGGACAGTGGAGTAAAGCCATACCTACCTGCAGAGGTATGGAAGCACATTTTGACATAAATCTGTGCTCATAACATTGTTTGCTTACtacattttcacagtttatACTCTGATTTGTCACAACATCtcattatctttatttttcatttttagcaaGAGGATGTCCTGCTCCTGAGATTCCAACATACCTCCAGATCAGCTGcagcccctctctgtcttcacctgTTTCAACTGAGACCCCCTACCCGCTGGGTATGGTCTGCATTTTTAGTTGTGACGAAGGCCATGAGCTGCACGGTGAACTCAGCATGGAGTGTGCAAGTCCAGGCCAGTGGACGTCCACACGACCAACCTGCACAGGTATACACATTTGCGCTATTTGTACAACTTCATTTACATGGAAGTTTTGATGCAGTGGTGTTGCATCATTAAAATTAGATCTCCTTTATCAATATGTGATGATTAACATCTGAATTCTTGCTGtcttttcctgcagcagtgaGATGCCCGTTGCTTGAGGCTCCTGAAAATGGCCACATCAACTGCTCAAACAGTGAGCAGGTGTACAACTCACAGTGCTCCTTCACCTGCAAGCAAGATTTCTCATTAGCTGGACATGAGCTGCTCACCTGTGATCATCATGGCAATTGGACGGGAGAGAGACCCACCTGCCAAGgtaaaacaaacagtaaaaggATGAAATATTAGAGGAAATTTAGatacaacattaaaacacacatctgaGTTTAAAAGCTCAAATGATTCACATTTGATAATGTCTTTGCAGCTCCCCCATCTCCGATGACTGCCATTACATCTAGTGTGGCAGCAGGGGGCGCTCTGTTGTCTGGTTTGTCCCTGGCTGTTTGGATCATGAAACGACTGAAGCGGAAAGCCACCAAGTTTGAGCTGAACAGGTTAGATAAGCATTAATGTCTCTTAAATCAGACACTTCCTATTTTTTTGATAGTTGTGTTGAATTGCAGtgctcatcttcttcttttgtcttttcttacaGCAACTCTGACATAGAGGCCCCTCCACAGGTCTACAAGAACAGCATCGACAGCCTCATATAGAGCATATTCATATACTTCAAGGACAATTATATGTATCTTTAGCTTAACTGTATGTCAATTATCAGTCATAGTGATGTGAGcaatatgaatattatattgTATAGAATTTgatgagaaaacaagaaaatccaAACGTGTCAGACTTCTCAACAGTGAGAAGAGAGGTTTTCTACAGATCCTTGCATTTCATGGTTGCATTACATTTTCCTAAATTGCCCGATTTCATTTCATGATTTGCTCTGAAATTCTTTCAGACACGTATTTCCTCCCAAGGGGAGTTTTATATTGAACATATTGTTCAACAGCTTCATGAGCATGCTGGAAAGGTGGCTCTATTCATGTTATTGTAAACGTTGTTGTGAGTGGAATGCCATGCCAATGCAGAACTGTGAATAATTTCCCTGTAttgatttctgtatttatgtgcTATTTATTCGACAGACTGGttattgcatttgaaatgttcatttgtattcttgtatttttttttttttattcttaataaaactaaaacaaactctcatgtttttggtcatttttatgCATCTTCCAGAATTGTGAGCAAATATCTGTCtgtttaaaagtaaaaatattgtCAGTCACGACAGCACACTGATACACTGAAGCTCGGGCATCAACCACACACAACACCAACCTGTTCCCACACTTACTTCGAGCAGGGACATTTGTGCTGACAGTACAGGAAATCATGTGTTTTTGGTCCAAGAAAAACCTTTTTCCAAACTCAATGCAGAGCTCTCGTCTGTCTTCTGTGACCTGCATTACAATGGATGGGACAGAGATAAATGGTTGAATAACAGTGAGAGGCATGCAGGGGAAGAAGGGCTATAATGCTGCGGTAAGCCCTCTAACTGATCACCACCATTGTTTGTTTCACAAAACTTTAAGTGTCAGCACTTCAGTGGAACCAGAAATAGACCTGATATCTTACCTTAGGTTAAAGGTGACAGAATGAgcactcagctcagctcagttaCTATCAAAAACCTAAATTCACAGTGTGTCAGGATGCAGAGAAGTCATGCCACTCAAACTGTCAACTCGGATATCGAAAGATGTTAATTTTAGTAACAAGGGAAAGCCATGTAACTATTTGTACAAATCTTAGAGCTGCAACCGGGaacatgaaatcactttttGTCAAAATTAACCCTTTTTATGTCCTTCTTTTGGGAACCGTTTCTATGTGTTGGCTCCAACATTCAACGGTGACCCTCCCTGGTGCTTTACTTTaatttgaaatatgtttttactCTTTGTATTCCCTGTTAATCAGCCCAGCCTTACCCCACCTTCATCAGAAACAGGTGGAATTTCCCAAAAGGTGACTTAAGGCAATAGGTCAGTTATTCAGTCATCAGCTGCATTCGCTCTGCTGAGTAAACATCCAAGTATTGTATGATAATGTTGGATTGAATAGCGTAAGAGAAATATAAAAGCCTCACACTGGCCCCTGCTTGCAACAAACTGCCACACActtactgtgctgctgtggtttgatttttctgtttgacatGATGAGAAAAACCAGGATTTAACTTAAGTAGAAAGCTTATTTCAAGccatttatattgtttatacATTAAAATACCAGTTCTCGGTAAGTAAGACAATTCTTATTCAGTTATTCTTGTATGGTGATGTCCTTCAGTAGTTTGGcttctgagttttttttttttttctctggacaGACAACAGGTGTAGGTCACTCATTGAAAATGAAGTGGACATTAATCCTCCTCCTTGGTGAGTATTAGTTTCAGCACCAAGGCAAAATGTACAACTGATGGTACCTGCTATTAACATTGTGCATGAACTCTTTCACATCGGATGATGAATTGTCACGCTAGAATTGTCcttaacttttttctttcaatctATACATTAGGTAGCTCTTTGGCTGAGACTGCCTTGGGCTGGACTTATCATTACTCAAACGACACCATGAGCTGGACCCAGGCCCGACAGTGGTGCCAGACTCATTACACAGACATGGTGGTCATCCAAAACCAGAAAGAGAACGACTACCTGGTCTCACAACTGCCCACCAGGAATAGGAGTCCACATTATTGGATTGGAATCACTAAAAACCACAAGAACGAAACTTGGACCTGGATTGGGAATAACAGCACGTGGATTGGTGAGCAGTCCTGGGCAGCAAACGAGCCCAACAACAACCATAGCACGGAGTTTTGTGTGGAGCTCTACGTGAGCAGGGGAGAAAAGCGAGGGAAGTGGAATGATGAGAAATGCGCCAAACGAAATTACCCTGTTTGTTATAAAGGTATGCGCACCTGATTGTTTTTGAAGGTCTTACAGTTTCAGAAGTGGTAGAGGTTGTTTTAGTTTTGCACTTTTCTTAACAGCCCAATGTAATGCAACATCATGTGACAGAGGAAGGTGCCAGGAGTCCATAAACAACATGACCTGCCTCTGTGAACCTGGCTATGAAGGAGACAGGTGCCAAACAGGTGAGGAGGGATTCGCCAATTATTACAGTGGGTTATGCTTATTTAAAGGATggattcacattttttcaagttcATCTTAAAACAATTGtcacatgtccacatgtacgctgaaacacattttatttctaGTTTTACACTTTACAATGATATAGGTGAGGATCTAAAAATCAGTGAGTTTTGAAACAATGGCGCTATCTGTACACAACATCAACATGGTTTCACAAACTGTCCATTATGAATGATGATAAGGATCATGATGAGAAACATGCTGATCAAGCATATTGTTTATTACAAGCCTATGTCAAGTTAATTGCTTTTGAAGTTTGTTACAGTGTCAAAAGAGGCTGTGCTAGTAAGCACTTTTTCTTAACAGCCAAGTGTAATGCAGAGTCATGTGGCAGAGGAAGATGCCAGGAGACCATAGACAACATAACCTGCCTCTGTGAGCCTGGCTTTGAAGGAGACAGGTGCCAAACAGGTGAGGAGCAAGTTCGCCAAATATTACTTTAGGTCATGTCTATTCAATGGATgggttcacattttttcaagttaATCGTAAAACAATGCTCAAGCGAAATATGTACTTTACTGTTTTAGTTCACTCTCACCGCTCTGTTGGCGATGTTTcggccacagcaggcagctgttttcagtggaaaactgaatacaaaaacactgtattttaccAGCCCTaaattgaaaacaaaatgagtAATAATTGGAGAGAatagtggaacatttagagTAATAAAGCCAGATacttccctcaggagttggtggggaccaaaaacagaagagaaagtgaATGAATCGGACAGGATTAggtggccacaaacacaaatccaaGCCAATTCTAATGTTGCTCCACGTACGCTGGATGTTTAAATAGGCAGTTCTTTGCCAACAGGTTCATCATATCAACTCAAATGGTGATAATGATATCTTTATTGTTTCCATAGCTTGTTTCTCCAAGCAGACAAAAGCAGTTTAAGATCAGCAAGATTGAGTTCGTGTTGTTCAttctttctggaaaacaaaaGGGACCGGTACAACCTCCTAATGTCAGTCtcctgttcctttttttttcctgtcccaGACTATTTGTACATGTTTGTACAGTCAGCAAGGTCAGGTGTGAGTGCAGTGTATTTACATctaaatacagacacacattccaATGTATGGACTTTTTACTATCTCCTTCCACAGAATATCCTCTTCGTAGTTCACTGGTAGCGGGGCTATTCAGAacattgcatttattttctggCAGAATTTGAACATAGTCATCATGAACCCCGCATCTGTTTCCTCCATTTCCTGAGAGGCCAGGTTGAGGATCACATTCAAAATACTGATCAAAATACTTGCATCAGCATGAATGTGCTCTAAAAAATGACTTATTTTCATAATAGTAAGCGAGAGTAAGATGTTGCATAACTTTATAGCTGGTAAACTTTAAcctgtctctgcctgcagcTGTGACATGCCCCCCTCTGTCTGAGCCTGATAACGGATACCATAGCTGCCCGGGAGGAAACCAGACATTCAACTCAACCTGTCAGTTTAAATGCTACGCAGGCTTCCTGATGACAGGCTCGTCGGTTCTTAGTTGTGGGGTCACTGGGGACTGGAGTGGCCCCAGACCTGCATGTGCAAGTATGTGTATGAAGTTATGTAAAATTTAGAAAATAATTTAAAgaataaacagaacaaaaccaAAGCCGACCGTTCATCGTactggttttgttgtttctctgcAAAAGTGATTCTGCTTCTAATGAATTATTCTAAGTTAGTATTAGTATAATAAGCCACGGCGGTAGTAGAAGTTACAGAAGTCACAGCAAATATCGCACTGTCGAGTATCGTTTGCCTCAGGATGAAAATGACTGTGTTCCTTATTTTCTCAGGCTACAAACAGGCTCTGTTGGCTGTAGCTGGGTGTGGAGCCCTCTCTGCcatctgctgcatctgtttttgctggatgaaacacagaaaaagtcagtATTTCTCAATTACACTACATAGAAATAGTGATGCAATGCAGTGTTGTTGCAACGGACCTCAGTAGtgatctgtttgtctgttaatTTCTCACAGGAAAGAAACTTTCCCAAGTAAGGTCAGTGTTGAAATGTGCTTGTCCAAAGCAGGTCCACCCATTTATGCATGTTCAGTATTTGAAAAGTTAACTTAGTAAAATGTTGCAGTTCACACAGTTTTCAACAGTATGTTGCTTCtatttaaaatgataaaatatcttACTGCGACTGTGATGTTTCTTAGAAAAATTTGATTCAGTAATTGTCCCTTTAATGTCCATCTGCTTGTCTTCCATAGGCAGCTTGAAGAAGCCATAAATCCATCCAGTGAGTCACAGGGATGAAGGACAACTGGAGCCTCATTTATGTCTTATCGAAACAGATGTATATTGACCCAAATTTGCTCATATTAATATTAGTAAATTGTTAATAGTTAACCTAAACGGTCACTGGCTGTACATGCTGTACGCATTTTGcctaatatactgtatgtttaagcTTAATTTATGTTTCTGAGGTCATCGGGTCAACCATATGGAAACTTACAGCATTTATTTAATAAACATTGGAGTTGCATTTCTGTGCTATTTTTGTTTAGATAAATGGaattaaataaaatggattttagtcattaatgagctttaatgagtactaatgtgtgtgtgcgtgtgtgtacttgtacagtTATCTCTGCAAGAACTAATGTAAGTTTTTGGAGTTAAGCCATTTTTGGAAAGTGTGGACATTTTGGCCGTCCCTCTTCATTTGGACAgaccttcaaagggctgtttgagggatAAGACTTGTTTTTAAGGGTTACGTTAGAATAGGTGCAGGCATGGTTAAAGTTAGGGTGAGAGCCAAGGGAATGCCAATGCGGGTCCTCGCAAGGATAgaagtatgagtgtgtgtgtgtgtgtgtgtgtgtgtgtgtgtgtgtgtgtgtgtgtgtgtgtgtgtgtgtgtgtggacatgtattactGATGTTCTGGGGACATAACGCTGgctacacagtcacattgttggGACTCATCTTCCTTTTGGGGATGAAACTCAAGTCCacataaaataaatcatttaagtCTTGGGTTGaagttaggtttaggttaaggtgAAGCAAAAACGAGTTATGGTTAAGTTCAGgtcagtctccaggaaatgtAAGTCTATGCAACGTCCcaaaaagtgatggaaacacgatttgtttgtgtgtgtgtgtgtgtgtgtgtgtgtgtgtgtgtgtgtgtgtgtgtgtatgtgtgtgtgtgtgtgtcccacacTGTTATGGGTGGTAAAGTAGTGCCCTTCCTGAAAGGAAGTTATGGCAAAAGTGATATTACAAAATTGGCCATTGACTCATTCCCTGAACGGCAATTAATGCTGTTTTGTCACCGATCGTCAGAAAGAGGAGTGAATGCAACGACAAGAATGAGTGACTGATGACAAATGAAATGGTAAGACCTGTGAAATATCACTGCAAGTGTTGTACATTCATACATGACTCGTGTAATTATAAGAAACAAAAGTTCTTTTGTATTCCAGATGTTTCAAGATTCAGTTGATACCAGACAAAGCCTGCATCACAGGGTGCTGATAGCAGCATTTATAGTATTTGTCCACGGTAGGTCTCCTTAAACTTATAGGTACCAAACTCTTTCAAactcctttcttttcttgctttaCCACTTGTATTTTGTCATCTTAGACCTGAGCggcagaggaggagcacagGCATGGACCTACAGCTACAGCATCAGTCCAAACCGAGGGTGGCTTGAGGCCAGTCAGTGGTGCCAGCAGCACTTTGCAGACATGGTAGTCATCCAGAACCAGGAGGAGGCTGACTTCCTCAACAATCTGCTGCCATTTAATCAAAAATATTACTGGATAGGCATTCGCAATGTGGGGGGAGGATGGATCCGGTATCAAACCCATGAAAAGGTGCCAGAAGAGGCTCAGAACTGGGCGGCAGAGGAGCCAGATAACATAGCGGGTCAGGACTGTGTGGAGATTTAcataaagagagacaaagacacaaccAAGTGGAACAATGAGAACTGTCGCAAGAATAAGGGAACTGTCTGCTACACTGGTAAAACAGCCTTTATTTTGTTCAACATTTACTGACTGCTGTAGGCTTATTATGGCATGTGAGATCTCTCTGCGTGTATGTTTGTAGCCTCTTGTACACAGGATTCCTGCAGTGCCCATGCAGACTGTGTGGAGACCATAGGGAACTTTACCTGCAAGTGCCATCGTGGTTTCCAGGGGTCAGGCTGTGATGAGGGTGAGCAGACATTGtcataatatactgtatgtaaatcaGCCCATGAGCTCCTTCGGCGAGGCCTTAAATAatatctttttccttttttcatcaGCGATTGCATGCAAACCCTTGCTGGATCCAGAACAAGGTTCTCACTACTGTTTCCATCCCTATGGGTCCAATCGTTTCAACTCTTCCTGCCTTCTCGACTGTGAACTTGGCTTTCAGTTGGTAGGTGTGCCCCAACTGCTATGCCAAGCCAGTGGAGACTGGAACCACCCTGTTCCTGTGTGTCAAGGTATGGCAACTGGAGATCAATCATGTCCAAACAATTGTTATTTCAGGTGTCAATGTTACAAGGAAAATATTTCTCACTGCCTATCTTAGCTGAACAGTGTCCAGTTCTGAACCACACCAGCGTCAGTGCAGGTAGCATGAACTGCAGCCACCCCATCGCGCCTAACAGCTACAACTCCACCTGTGAGGTCCGGTGTGATGAAGGCTATGAGCCCAGTGGACAGGACCAGATACGTTGTGACCACACCGGCCAGTGGACAGCCAGCGTTCCATCATGCACAAGTAAAGTGATCGTTACCTTTGAATGTAGAAATACCCagaatcattttttaaattgtttgatTAGCTGGCCGCAGTGTGTAGTCACATCCTGTCCAGACAGTACAGCGGCACAGACTCAGGTCACACTTGTTATCACTTTACTTCACACTCATTTGTACTTCGATTGGGAAAACAACATTGTCATTTATTGTGGGTAGGCAGTTACCGTTTCCCTTTACTGTAAATTATGTCAGCATGCTTATTCATACCCCCACCTCATGCTCATGCTATGTTTATGAAAGTAGAGTCATAATAAACAGTTGGTCATATTGACGTATTTTGCAAGAACACTGATTTCCATTGAGCGAACTGTGTGCGATTTATATCTATGTCCCACCACAGAGAAAAAATGCTCCCCCATTTTGTTTCCTGTTACGGGCAACATGACATGTGTGGACACCCTGGAGCCTTTCTCCTTCGGTTCATGGTGTAAATTCACCTGCCAGGAAGGCTACGACCTGACTGGGGACAACACACTCACCTGCCTGGCCTCTGGACGGTGGAGCAAAGCTACACCTACATGCACAGGTGGGTCACAGAAATCATGCCAGGGCTCCCTGAATGGAACACAAGCTTCTTGAAAATATGCTGCTCTGATGAGTAaaagtgtttcttcttctccagtGGTACAGTGCAATAGTTTAATGGCTCCCCCTCATGCCTTCATGCAATGCCAGGACCCTCTTGGAGTGCACAGCTATGGCTCAATGTGCACAGTGCAGTGTGAAGAAGGTTTTGATCTGATTGgcacaaacatgacaaaatgttcTTCACGGGGCAGCTGGAGTcatgcacttcctgtttgccaAGGTATGACCACAGACGACTGAGTGCTGAAGCATAAATAAGTATCAGATACAGTCTGTTCTCATTGCTCCTTCACCTTAAAGTAAGTAGACAGCTCTGTTTTACTATTGTGTACGTGTAATGTTTATGTAATTGGTCTCTCCCCGATCTCCGTACTTCTCCCTAGTGAGGAGGTGTAACCCTATAAATCCTCCTCATGGCTCCCTAACATGCTCTGACCCAAATGGTTCCTTCAGTTTTGGTTCTCGGTGCATGGCAACCTGTGACGAAGGTTTTCTACTGAATGGGACTGCCAGCACTGAGTGCAACTCCCTGGGCATGTGGAGTGCAGATATACCACAATGCTTGGGTAATAAAAAATGCCTATCATAATCAGTTTTTGGAGTTTATTTTGCTATCATCACCACATTAAGttctaaaacatgttgtttgtctctccatctctgtgctTCCTTTCCAGTTAAGAGATGTCCCACGCTGAACTCGCCCCTTCATGGCTCCTTCATCTGCTCTGATCCTCATGCAGAGTTCAGTTTTGGTTCTCAGTGCAACATAACATGTGAGGAGGGTTTTGTCCTCAGTGGGACTGCTGACACGGAGTGCACCTCTATGGCCGAGTGGAGCGCAGACATCCCCCGTTGTTTGGGTAAAAGGATAAAGTGTTGTTCTCACTCAACAGATGGACTCTTAATTTAATGGATGAGGTGTCTTAACTGTACACCTTTACCATGAAAAGCACTGATTTCTCCTTGTTCCCCTCCAGCTAAGAGATGTCCCACTCTGAACTCTCCCTCTCATGGCTCCTTCATCTGCTCTGACCCTTATGAAGAGTTCAGTTTTGGCTCTCGGTGCAACATAACATGTGAGGAGGGCTTTCACCTCAATGGGATGGCTGACACAGAGTGCAGCTCTATGGGCACGTGGAGCACAGACATCCCACAATGCTTGGGTAAAACAATTGTAGAGTATAGATAGATTTTGATTTTAATCATTTCCCATGTTGCATTAGAGATAAGTTTTCCTGCCATTTTTAGGAACTTTTTATGCAGTTCTCAATatcatgtatttttttaatttctaacaTTCATGCATATTCAGTACACTTCTTTTTTCATAAATCCactgtcttcttctccttgaCACTTTGCCATTGTCCTTTTAGCTCTATGGTTGTTTTAACTGTCTACTTTTCTAATGCAGGATCAGGGCGTGAAGGCTCTGTGAACATAGCTTGTGTTTAGTTTATATGAAAACTACATGAAAGTCTAAAATAATTTGTTGGTCTGTCGCTCTACCTGTCTACCTTCCAGTTAAGAGATGTCCCACTCTGAAGTCTCCCTCTCATGGCTCCCTCATCTGCTCTGATCCTCATGAAGAGTTCAGTTTTGGATCTCGGTGCAACATAACATGTGAGAAGGGTTTTATCCTGAATGGGACTGCTGACACAGAGTGCACCTCTGTGGGCAAGTGGAGCGCAGACATCCCACATTGCCTTGgtaaaaacatctttttatcACAATCTGTTGATTATAATCCATAGAGGAGCTTGTGATTTAATCATTTCGAGGTTTTGACTGTAATTCTTTGCCATGTGAAGCTCTTGAATATCATGgtctctccctctatctgttCAACTCCAGCTAAGAGATGTCCCACTCTGAACTCTCCACCTCATGGCTCTCTATTCTGCTCTGGTCCTCATGGACAGCTCAGTTTTGGTTCCCGGTGCACATCAACCTGTGAGGAGGGTTTTGTCCTGAATGGGACGGCTGACACAGAGTGCACCTCTCTGGGCAGGTGGAGCACAGACATCCCTCGGTGCTTTGGTAAAAACACTGTAATCAACAGAAGAActcttattttcattgtttagaTGGCATGACTCTTGACCAAGTAAAGCTTTTAAATAGCTTTGTCCcttcctgcctctgtttctcttccagcTAAGAGATGTTCACCTCCGAACTCCTGCTCTCATGGCTCTTTAGTCTGCTCTGCTCCACATGGAGAGTTCAGCTTTGGTTCTCAGTGCACATCAACCTGTGATGCAGGTTTTGTCCTGAATGGGACGGCTGACACAGAGTGCACTTCTCTGGGCAGGTGGAGCACAGACATCCCCTGCTGTCACGGTAATTGATCACAATTTGAGAGCTGCACTTGgcataaatattaaatatacaCTTGTGATTTAAAATGTGGGTTTACATGTGTCcatacattcatttatttcataatcAGCACACCCAGTTGGTGTCATTACCGTAGAAAATGACcttttttgctcatttgtttCAGTAAATGAGGATTATTTGGTCTGAGGCTGATGGTCATAGTTTTATTCATCTACAGCACACCCATGCCCCCTACTGGCCAAGGCTCCACAACATGGGAGGATGAACTGCAGCCACCCTTACTCCGCTTTCAGCTATGGCTCCCACTGTGACTTTGAATGTAATGAGGGTTTCTGGCTGAGAGGAACATCAGTTATGACATGCAACACCTCAGGCCACTGGAATCAGGATCTGCCCACCTGCCGGCGTGAGTGTCCAGCATTACTTCAAACACACTGCTTTTATCTTGCTGTTCAGGTATTCAGAAAGGTGACTGTACGTGTTTTCCACATTTCAGCGGTGCAGTGTGAGGCGATTCGTGTCTTGCCTTTAGCGCTGTCTATGAACTGCTCCCATCCTCTGGGGAACTTCAGCTTCGGCTCCCAGTGTCTTTTCACCTGTAAAGACGGATTCTCCCTGAATGGCACAGAGGCGCTGTTTTGCTCCTCCACTGGGTTTTGGAGTGACAGCCTGCCTAAGTGCGCAGGTAAACTGCTTT
The Chaetodon auriga isolate fChaAug3 chromosome 3, fChaAug3.hap1, whole genome shotgun sequence DNA segment above includes these coding regions:
- the LOC143318652 gene encoding L-selectin isoform X1; amino-acid sequence: MKWTLILLLGSSLAETALGWTYHYSNDTMSWTQARQWCQTHYTDMVVIQNQKENDYLVSQLPTRNRSPHYWIGITKNHKNETWTWIGNNSTWIGEQSWAANEPNNNHSTEFCVELYVSRGEKRGKWNDEKCAKRNYPVCYKAQCNATSCDRGRCQESINNMTCLCEPGYEGDRCQTAKCNAESCGRGRCQETIDNITCLCEPGFEGDRCQTAVTCPPLSEPDNGYHSCPGGNQTFNSTCQFKCYAGFLMTGSSVLSCGVTGDWSGPRPACASYKQALLAVAGCGALSAICCICFCWMKHRKRKKLSQVRQLEEAINPSSESQG
- the sele gene encoding E-selectin; amino-acid sequence: MVFCFGLLQTRGSKTSASWINLAFLCSMLCMWTSVECWSYYYSNTTMNWQEARAWCKEHYTDMVAIQNQEEIEHLNNWLPMKSHYYWIGIRKINNVWTWVGTNKALTEEATNWAKGEPNNGKSGLSTGVNEDCVEMYIKREMQTGKWNDERCRKKKTALCYTAACKNDSCHHGECVETINNHTCACFEGFYGELCEHVVKCNKEEVTVPHKGSVNCTHKYGDFSYDSSCQYSCEEGYQLSMSRPLKCTASEEWSEQPPTCKLVQCQQLSHPAGGSMKCSDPLGRSSYQSTCVFTCDEGYVLATPSNTLQCEASGFWNSTQPYCVAVRCPALQELENGVVTCGDDADMRFNYRNTCSFSCDPGYHLVGPSRVTCTAAAQWSERIPRCEAITCKNPEAEAHLITKCSQPLTELRPDSTCSFTCEAGFELQGAPTIQCSEDGQWSKAIPTCRARGCPAPEIPTYLQISCSPSLSSPVSTETPYPLGMVCIFSCDEGHELHGELSMECASPGQWTSTRPTCTAVRCPLLEAPENGHINCSNSEQVYNSQCSFTCKQDFSLAGHELLTCDHHGNWTGERPTCQAPPSPMTAITSSVAAGGALLSGLSLAVWIMKRLKRKATKFELNSNSDIEAPPQVYKNSIDSLI
- the LOC143318652 gene encoding L-selectin isoform X2, producing MKWTLILLLGSSLAETALGWTYHYSNDTMSWTQARQWCQTHYTDMVVIQNQKENDYLVSQLPTRNRSPHYWIGITKNHKNETWTWIGNNSTWIGEQSWAANEPNNNHSTEFCVELYVSRGEKRGKWNDEKCAKRNYPVCYKAQCNATSCDRGRCQESINNMTCLCEPGYEGDRCQTAKCNAESCGRGRCQETIDNITCLCEPGFEGDRCQTAVTCPPLSEPDNGYHSCPGGNQTFNSTCQFKCYAGFLMTGSSVLSCGVTGDWSGPRPACASYKQALLAVAGCGALSAICCICFCWMKHRKRKKLSQVSLKKP